The proteins below come from a single Leifsonia sp. 1010 genomic window:
- a CDS encoding LacI family DNA-binding transcriptional regulator, whose amino-acid sequence MAATMQDVSVLAGVSVKTVSNVINDHPHVREQTRRKVLDAIDVLGYRPNFLARGLRSGRTNVISLMIPNLRNAYFAELADAVMMAAAERGLAVLIEQYGLDRRQEIGALRHPHAQTVDGVLHSVLALDQSDVELLAELGTPVVLLGDRNVDVPRDHVIIANTEGIRAATEHLLYSGRRRIVAFGAHPADQVGSAALRLEGYRQALEAAGLPFDETLVVPVDPWHRRNGADAMRELLATGMRFDGVVAFNDAIALGALRALQEAGRRVPEDVAVIGFDDIEETEYSIPSLSSIDPGRERIARTAIDLLVRRIEHPDEPFVPERLPMPFRLVERESTRA is encoded by the coding sequence ATGGCCGCGACGATGCAGGACGTGAGCGTGCTCGCCGGAGTATCGGTCAAGACCGTCTCGAACGTGATCAACGACCACCCTCACGTCCGTGAGCAGACGCGGCGCAAGGTGCTGGATGCGATCGACGTGCTCGGCTACCGGCCCAACTTCCTCGCACGCGGACTCCGCTCGGGGCGGACCAATGTGATCTCGCTGATGATCCCGAATCTGCGGAACGCGTATTTCGCCGAACTCGCGGACGCGGTGATGATGGCGGCGGCCGAGCGAGGGCTGGCCGTCCTGATCGAGCAGTACGGCCTCGACCGTCGCCAGGAGATCGGCGCGCTGCGGCATCCGCACGCCCAGACCGTCGACGGTGTGCTGCACAGCGTGCTCGCCCTCGATCAGAGCGACGTCGAGCTGCTGGCGGAGCTGGGCACGCCGGTGGTGCTGCTGGGCGACCGTAACGTGGATGTGCCGCGCGACCATGTGATCATCGCCAACACCGAGGGGATCCGTGCGGCGACCGAGCACCTGCTGTACTCCGGCCGCCGGCGGATCGTGGCGTTCGGCGCGCATCCCGCCGACCAGGTCGGCTCGGCCGCGCTGCGTCTGGAGGGATACCGCCAGGCGCTGGAGGCCGCCGGCCTGCCGTTCGACGAGACGCTGGTGGTTCCGGTCGACCCCTGGCACCGGCGCAACGGTGCGGACGCGATGCGCGAACTGCTCGCGACGGGGATGCGGTTCGACGGCGTCGTCGCGTTCAACGACGCCATCGCGCTCGGGGCGCTGCGCGCGCTCCAGGAGGCCGGACGACGGGTCCCGGAGGACGTTGCCGTGATCGGTTTCGACGACATCGAGGAGACGGAGTACTCCATCCCGAGCCTGTCGTCGATCGACCCGGGCCGGGAGCGGATCGCCCGCACGGCCATCGACCTGTTGGTGCGGAGGATCGAGCACCCGGACGAGCCGTTCGTCCCCGAGCGGCTGCCGATGCCGTTCCGGCTGGTCGAACGCGAGTCGACACGGGCCTGA
- a CDS encoding ABC transporter permease yields MPIVHELAPTLLGVAVLALVAVGVLAAYGVPHRWAPALAILRGAAQLAVISVVLAGVITDPLWVALALLVMFSVAAATATRRIGWSSEHAVMMATAMAVGVIVSFSVVFLTGAIEFSARYALAIGGIVIGNSMSIATLAGRRFTEAVGDHWDEVEGWLALGATPRQSTLELARNAVYSALIPSVDQTKTTGLVTLPGAFVGAIFGGVSPLEAGRFQVVVLAAIMAAGALTAVIVSAWLAPVRVRPAALR; encoded by the coding sequence GTGCCCATCGTCCACGAGCTGGCGCCCACGCTGCTGGGCGTCGCCGTGCTCGCGCTCGTCGCCGTCGGGGTGCTCGCCGCCTACGGCGTGCCGCATCGCTGGGCGCCCGCCCTCGCCATCCTCCGCGGTGCCGCACAGCTCGCCGTCATCAGCGTTGTGCTCGCCGGCGTCATCACCGATCCGCTCTGGGTCGCACTGGCCCTCCTCGTCATGTTCTCCGTGGCGGCCGCGACGGCGACGCGCCGGATCGGATGGTCGTCGGAGCACGCCGTGATGATGGCAACCGCCATGGCGGTCGGCGTCATCGTGTCGTTCTCGGTGGTCTTCCTCACCGGGGCCATCGAGTTCAGCGCGCGCTACGCCCTCGCGATCGGCGGCATCGTGATCGGCAACTCGATGAGCATCGCGACGCTGGCGGGGCGCCGCTTCACGGAGGCGGTCGGCGATCACTGGGACGAGGTGGAGGGCTGGCTCGCGCTGGGTGCGACCCCTCGGCAGTCGACGCTGGAGCTGGCGCGCAACGCCGTCTATTCTGCGCTGATCCCGTCCGTCGACCAGACGAAGACGACCGGCCTGGTGACGCTTCCCGGCGCCTTCGTCGGGGCGATCTTCGGAGGCGTGTCCCCGCTCGAGGCCGGCCGCTTCCAGGTGGTCGTGCTGGCGGCGATCATGGCGGCGGGCGCCCTGACGGCGGTGATCGTCTCGGCGTGGCTCGCGCCCGTCCGGGTTCGGCCGGCCGCCCTCCGCTGA
- a CDS encoding flagellar hook protein FlgE, whose amino-acid sequence MLRSLYSGISGLRSHQTMLDVTGNNIANVNTTAFKSSAVQFQDTLSQLVQGAGAPQGQTGGTNPAQIGLGVLVAGISTNFTQGAAQATGRSTDIMINGDGFFVMKVGGETVYTRAGSLDPDALGRLVGPGGAILQGWNAVNGVIQQGGALSDITIPLKAVTPASATTTSNVTGNLPSDAAAGDQLVRDISVYDANGTARKLTLTFTKTGTGWDVAGTDATGATGNSTLTFTDGVLTGGGALTVGGVAVNLGAVTGYSGITTVAFKDQNGRAAGTLESFTLDKDGTITGLFSNGDKQAVGRIALATFVNPGGLEKGGGSTYRATVNSGAAQLGGPGEDGLGQLQGGSLEMSNVDLSQEFTNLIVAQRGFQANARIITTSDEVLQELTNLKR is encoded by the coding sequence ATGCTCCGCTCGCTCTACTCCGGAATCTCCGGCCTCCGCTCGCACCAGACCATGCTGGATGTGACGGGCAACAACATCGCCAACGTCAACACGACCGCGTTCAAGTCGTCCGCCGTGCAGTTCCAGGACACCCTGTCGCAGCTGGTGCAGGGCGCCGGCGCGCCGCAGGGCCAGACCGGCGGAACGAACCCGGCCCAGATCGGCCTCGGCGTGCTCGTCGCGGGCATCTCGACCAACTTCACGCAGGGCGCCGCCCAGGCGACGGGCCGCTCCACCGACATCATGATCAACGGCGACGGCTTCTTCGTGATGAAGGTCGGCGGCGAGACGGTCTACACGCGCGCAGGGTCGCTCGATCCCGACGCGCTCGGCCGCCTGGTCGGTCCGGGCGGTGCCATCCTGCAGGGCTGGAACGCCGTCAACGGCGTCATCCAGCAGGGCGGCGCGCTGAGCGACATCACCATCCCGCTGAAGGCCGTCACCCCCGCCTCGGCCACCACGACCTCGAACGTCACCGGCAACCTGCCCTCCGACGCCGCGGCCGGCGACCAGCTGGTGCGCGACATCTCCGTGTACGACGCGAACGGCACCGCCCGGAAGCTCACCCTGACGTTCACCAAGACGGGCACCGGCTGGGATGTGGCGGGCACGGACGCCACGGGCGCGACCGGAAACAGCACCCTCACCTTCACCGACGGCGTCCTCACCGGCGGCGGCGCGCTAACGGTCGGCGGCGTCGCGGTCAACCTCGGCGCGGTCACGGGCTACTCGGGCATCACCACGGTCGCCTTCAAGGACCAGAACGGCCGCGCGGCGGGAACCCTCGAGTCGTTCACCCTCGACAAGGACGGCACGATCACGGGACTCTTCTCGAACGGGGACAAGCAGGCGGTGGGCCGCATCGCACTCGCCACGTTCGTGAACCCGGGCGGCCTCGAGAAGGGCGGCGGCTCGACCTACCGCGCCACCGTCAACTCGGGTGCGGCCCAGCTCGGCGGCCCCGGCGAGGACGGCCTCGGCCAGCTCCAGGGCGGCTCGCTGGAGATGTCGAACGTCGACCTCTCGCAGGAGTTCACCAACCTGATCGTCGCGCAGCGCGGCTTCCAGGCGAACGCCCGCATCATCACGACCTCGGACGAGGTGCTGCAGGAGCTCACCAACCTCAAGCGCTGA
- a CDS encoding flagellar hook capping FlgD N-terminal domain-containing protein → MAVDPITGADTAPTGGIYSTPPTRTPKQSLDSEAFMQLLVTQLRNQDPSSPMDTNQMIAQTTQLAMMEKLTNMDTTAQEGFALQMRQAAAALIGHTVSYLDKNGDTQTGLASSVSYAGAVPIVTVGDQKLALDAILGVVTPAPAGSGSTTPTA, encoded by the coding sequence GTGGCCGTCGACCCCATCACCGGAGCAGACACCGCCCCCACGGGCGGCATCTACTCCACTCCGCCCACGCGGACACCGAAGCAGTCGCTCGACAGCGAGGCCTTCATGCAGCTGCTGGTCACGCAGCTCCGCAACCAGGACCCCAGCTCGCCGATGGACACCAACCAGATGATCGCCCAGACGACGCAGCTGGCCATGATGGAGAAGCTCACCAACATGGACACGACCGCGCAGGAGGGCTTCGCCCTCCAGATGCGGCAGGCCGCGGCCGCGCTCATCGGTCACACCGTGAGCTACCTCGACAAGAACGGCGACACCCAGACCGGGCTCGCCTCGTCCGTCTCCTACGCCGGCGCCGTCCCGATCGTCACGGTCGGCGATCAGAAGCTCGCCCTCGACGCCATCCTCGGCGTGGTCACCCCCGCCCCAGCCGGCTCGGGCTCCACGACGCCGACCGCCTGA
- a CDS encoding flagellar hook-length control protein FliK: MSPATVTSASPAAPSTAARPGAGATKGSADAFDAFLQGAVDATPRDAHGGSRPKAAREHDRGVDKPDASGAAATRDTARPAEAGGADGQKNAAAGTDGTSAGAAATGTETASSSPTAPTQAATTVPGLPAATTSPVVTAPVASAPAAPAPAAASPLAAATAAVAPSDVAQIVGASSGAAAAPQPTAATSPVSGAPAPSSDIASPLGPNQGNESPLVATAAVAAAAESGEAGASPRPARGASDPAAASRANSGEAGAAAAPTTGIGGAAPASTAPAAVARTDAGPTAPLPAPQTATAGVSAAAVTSAAAAPTASTRPEPSKTDPVAAPTAAPQPLPGLDRAPAAQPVAAPASSAPQPTLGAQLARPVFTLAAAGAGEHVMTVHVTPDTLGPVTVRAHVGGEGVRVELFAPTDAGRDALRAILPDLRRDLGGAGLTGTLDLSSQNQPAPQHDAPGGGRHGAPEGRPTATRASEGVAAPRSTPSAPADGSAHTIDLIV; encoded by the coding sequence GTGAGCCCGGCGACGGTCACCTCCGCTTCGCCCGCCGCGCCGTCCACAGCGGCCCGGCCGGGCGCCGGCGCGACGAAGGGCTCCGCCGACGCGTTCGACGCCTTCCTGCAGGGCGCGGTGGATGCCACCCCGCGGGATGCGCACGGCGGATCGCGGCCGAAGGCGGCGCGCGAGCACGACCGGGGTGTGGACAAGCCGGATGCGTCCGGAGCTGCCGCCACGCGAGACACCGCCCGACCGGCGGAGGCCGGGGGTGCGGACGGTCAGAAGAATGCTGCCGCCGGCACTGACGGCACGTCAGCGGGTGCCGCAGCGACCGGCACGGAAACGGCGTCATCATCGCCGACCGCGCCGACGCAGGCCGCCACCACCGTTCCTGGTCTGCCGGCCGCTACGACGTCGCCCGTCGTGACCGCTCCAGTCGCATCCGCCCCAGCCGCACCCGCCCCGGCCGCCGCATCCCCGCTCGCCGCCGCCACGGCCGCTGTCGCGCCTTCCGATGTCGCCCAGATCGTCGGCGCGTCGTCCGGGGCCGCCGCCGCGCCCCAACCCACCGCCGCGACGTCCCCGGTCTCCGGCGCCCCGGCACCGAGCAGCGACATCGCGTCACCGCTCGGCCCGAATCAGGGCAACGAGTCACCACTCGTGGCGACCGCCGCGGTCGCGGCCGCGGCGGAGAGCGGAGAGGCGGGCGCCTCGCCTCGACCAGCTCGCGGTGCGAGCGACCCCGCTGCCGCTTCGCGCGCGAATTCCGGCGAGGCCGGCGCTGCCGCGGCTCCCACAACGGGAATCGGCGGAGCGGCGCCCGCGTCCACGGCTCCAGCGGCAGTCGCCCGAACAGACGCCGGGCCGACGGCGCCCCTTCCGGCCCCGCAGACCGCCACCGCCGGAGTCTCAGCCGCGGCGGTGACGTCCGCAGCTGCCGCGCCCACCGCATCCACTCGCCCGGAGCCGTCTAAGACGGACCCGGTCGCCGCACCGACGGCCGCCCCGCAGCCGCTGCCCGGTCTCGACCGCGCTCCGGCCGCGCAACCGGTCGCCGCCCCCGCGTCCTCCGCACCCCAGCCCACCCTCGGCGCCCAACTCGCCCGCCCGGTGTTCACCCTCGCCGCGGCCGGCGCCGGCGAGCACGTGATGACCGTGCACGTCACCCCCGACACGCTCGGCCCGGTCACGGTCCGCGCGCACGTCGGCGGAGAGGGCGTCCGCGTCGAGCTGTTCGCGCCGACGGATGCCGGGAGGGATGCGCTGCGTGCCATCCTCCCGGACCTCCGCCGCGACCTCGGCGGCGCAGGCCTCACCGGCACCCTCGACCTGTCGTCGCAGAACCAGCCGGCGCCGCAGCACGACGCACCCGGCGGCGGTCGTCACGGCGCACCGGAGGGACGCCCGACCGCGACCCGAGCCTCCGAGGGCGTCGCAGCCCCCCGATCCACCCCGTCCGCACCCGCGGACGGGTCCGCGCACACCATCGACCTGATCGTCTAG
- a CDS encoding C40 family peptidase yields MTVTDAIGRIAQIQATLVQLENPAKTAAAGSASSASGTSGASATSATDFAAALSGALGATSGSGSPTGADVVADAKKYLGVPYVFGGTSASGLDCSGLVQRVFKDLGIDVPRLVSGQSTVGTEVPSLAQAQPGDLIVTNGGEHIVIYAGDGKVIHAPSEGRNVSLVDNWMSDSDIVTIRRVLPQAAPASAASAVSGLGGSASSASSAQADMMRSLFASLVQGGSL; encoded by the coding sequence ATGACCGTCACGGACGCCATCGGGCGCATCGCGCAGATCCAGGCGACGCTGGTGCAGCTGGAGAACCCGGCGAAGACGGCGGCTGCCGGGTCGGCGTCGTCCGCTTCCGGGACATCGGGCGCGTCGGCCACGTCGGCCACCGACTTCGCCGCTGCGCTGTCCGGCGCGCTCGGTGCGACGAGCGGTTCGGGATCACCGACGGGCGCCGATGTCGTCGCGGACGCCAAGAAGTACCTCGGCGTCCCCTACGTCTTCGGCGGCACCAGTGCTTCCGGGCTCGACTGCTCCGGGCTGGTGCAGCGCGTGTTCAAGGATCTCGGCATCGACGTGCCGCGCCTCGTCTCCGGGCAGTCGACGGTCGGCACCGAGGTGCCGTCACTCGCTCAGGCGCAGCCCGGCGACCTGATCGTCACCAACGGCGGCGAGCACATTGTCATCTACGCGGGAGACGGCAAGGTCATCCACGCTCCGAGCGAAGGGCGCAACGTCAGCCTCGTGGACAACTGGATGAGCGACTCCGACATCGTGACGATCCGGCGGGTGCTTCCCCAGGCGGCGCCGGCGAGTGCGGCGTCGGCGGTTTCGGGGCTCGGTGGCTCTGCGTCGTCCGCGTCCTCCGCCCAGGCGGACATGATGCGCTCGCTGTTCGCGTCGCTCGTTCAGGGAGGCTCCCTGTGA
- a CDS encoding FliI/YscN family ATPase — MSAVLNPVVGGRWDAAVAAAQVETVGRVSAVVGLGAELEGVPAAIGDVVVIGEEPGVHAEVVATTADRVRVMPYGPLTGVAAGAAARAVRAPLLVPTGRGMLGRVVDALGRPVDGRGPIEADSFVALGNRAPDAMRRARILQPIGLGVRVLDTMVSTGRGQRLGLFAGSGVGKSSLLSMIARGTDAQVSVIALVGERGREVREFLEDDLGPDGLARSVVVVATSDEPAVMRLRAAFAATRIAEAFRDEGADVVLMMDSLTRVAMAQREIGLSAGEPPATRGYPPSTFSLLAQLLERAGTGETGSITGLYTVLVDGDDHNEPIADAARSILDGHVVLDRRLSVVGHFPSVDVLGSVSRLASRVTTPEQRAAAIALRSVLAAKVAAQDLLDVGAYKPGTNPKVDAAVANADAIDAFLRQGIGEPAPSAESWARLQALIGMLGGV; from the coding sequence GTGAGCGCGGTGCTTAACCCGGTCGTCGGCGGTCGCTGGGATGCGGCCGTCGCGGCCGCGCAGGTCGAGACCGTCGGCCGGGTCAGCGCCGTGGTGGGCCTCGGCGCCGAACTCGAAGGAGTACCCGCCGCGATCGGCGACGTCGTCGTGATCGGGGAGGAGCCGGGCGTTCACGCCGAGGTCGTGGCGACGACGGCCGACCGTGTCCGCGTGATGCCGTATGGCCCGCTGACCGGTGTGGCGGCGGGTGCCGCCGCGCGTGCCGTGCGCGCCCCGCTGCTCGTCCCGACCGGGCGGGGGATGCTCGGCCGCGTCGTCGACGCGCTCGGCCGCCCCGTCGATGGCCGCGGGCCGATCGAGGCGGACAGCTTCGTCGCACTGGGCAACCGCGCACCCGACGCGATGCGCCGCGCGCGCATCCTGCAGCCCATCGGCCTCGGCGTCCGCGTGCTCGACACGATGGTGAGCACCGGCCGCGGCCAGCGCCTGGGTCTGTTCGCCGGCTCGGGCGTCGGCAAGTCGTCGCTGCTCTCGATGATCGCGCGGGGGACCGACGCGCAGGTGTCGGTCATCGCGCTGGTGGGGGAGCGCGGGCGCGAGGTGCGCGAGTTCCTCGAAGACGACCTCGGCCCCGACGGCCTCGCACGCTCGGTCGTGGTCGTGGCGACCTCGGACGAACCGGCCGTCATGCGCCTGCGTGCGGCGTTCGCGGCGACCCGCATCGCCGAGGCGTTCCGCGACGAGGGCGCCGACGTCGTGCTGATGATGGACTCCCTGACCCGTGTCGCCATGGCGCAGCGCGAGATCGGCCTCTCGGCCGGAGAGCCGCCCGCGACGCGCGGTTACCCGCCGTCGACGTTCTCGCTGCTCGCGCAACTGCTCGAGCGGGCGGGGACGGGCGAGACCGGCTCGATCACCGGCCTGTACACCGTGCTCGTGGACGGCGACGACCACAACGAGCCGATCGCCGACGCGGCGCGCTCCATCCTCGACGGTCACGTCGTGCTCGACCGCAGGCTCTCGGTCGTGGGGCACTTTCCGTCGGTGGATGTGCTGGGCTCGGTCTCCCGTCTCGCCTCCCGCGTGACGACCCCCGAGCAGCGCGCGGCGGCGATCGCCCTGCGCAGCGTGCTGGCCGCCAAGGTCGCGGCACAAGACCTGCTGGATGTCGGCGCCTACAAGCCGGGGACCAATCCGAAGGTGGATGCGGCGGTCGCCAACGCCGACGCGATCGACGCCTTCCTGCGCCAGGGAATCGGCGAACCGGCCCCGTCGGCGGAGTCGTGGGCCCGGTTGCAGGCACTCATCGGGATGCTGGGAGGCGTGTGA
- a CDS encoding FliH/SctL family protein codes for MSNDAALVRDFAPLTVPVLAETENERAAMTAARSRGYAAGYAEGRRAAAREQAEWVDRADAARAAESAEAAEQVAVLARALRTAAVELREATVPVLADAESALVDAAFELATAVVGVALKDRVAAARAAVARVVSAAPGGIVPAVRLHPDDIAALRAAGAGEDLQLVADPTLAPGDAIGELPHGWLDARIHAALDRAKEALS; via the coding sequence ATGTCGAATGACGCCGCCCTCGTGCGCGATTTCGCGCCGCTGACCGTCCCGGTGCTGGCCGAGACGGAGAACGAGCGCGCCGCCATGACGGCAGCCCGTTCCCGCGGCTACGCGGCCGGCTACGCCGAGGGACGCCGTGCGGCCGCGCGCGAGCAGGCGGAGTGGGTCGACCGGGCCGACGCGGCCCGTGCCGCGGAGTCGGCGGAGGCGGCCGAGCAGGTCGCGGTGCTCGCGCGGGCGCTCCGCACGGCGGCCGTCGAGCTGCGGGAGGCGACCGTTCCGGTGCTCGCCGACGCGGAGTCCGCGCTGGTGGATGCGGCGTTCGAGCTGGCGACGGCCGTCGTCGGCGTCGCGCTGAAGGACCGGGTCGCCGCCGCGCGCGCTGCCGTCGCACGGGTGGTCTCCGCAGCGCCGGGCGGCATCGTGCCGGCGGTCCGCCTCCATCCCGATGACATCGCCGCCCTCCGCGCGGCCGGGGCGGGGGAGGACCTGCAGCTGGTCGCCGACCCGACGCTCGCGCCGGGCGACGCCATCGGTGAGCTCCCGCACGGCTGGCTGGATGCGCGCATCCACGCCGCCCTCGACCGGGCGAAGGAGGCCCTGTCGTGA
- the fliG gene encoding flagellar motor switch protein FliG has translation MNTVLTGAQKVAVVLMNMDQQRAAQVMKQFSDEEADEITAEILRLRRVDPGVAEKALSEFHDLATRGAVTTRGGRDIAVGLLEASFGAERATGVLNRVASNLAGKQFEFLDAVEPAQVQMLLAGELPQTSALVLAHLRADHASRVLAGLDDTARTEVAHAIATMGSPSPDAVRVVAETLKQRASAVVSSRAASDAVGGVQPLVDIINRSDAATEKALLEALEQRDPQLAEEVRSRMLTFDDIVRLESRDVQQVLRGVDAAVLAVAMKGASEAVTEVITTNLSERNREILEDEVRILGPVRVSQVEDARAEIVRAIRDLEATGAITVQRGDEDAYVE, from the coding sequence ATGAACACCGTCCTGACCGGCGCGCAGAAGGTCGCGGTCGTGCTGATGAACATGGATCAGCAGCGCGCCGCCCAGGTGATGAAGCAGTTCTCCGACGAGGAGGCCGACGAGATCACCGCCGAGATCCTGCGGCTGCGCCGGGTGGATCCGGGCGTCGCCGAGAAGGCGCTCAGCGAGTTCCACGACCTGGCGACCCGCGGTGCCGTGACCACGCGGGGCGGCCGGGACATCGCGGTCGGATTGCTCGAGGCGTCGTTCGGCGCCGAACGGGCGACGGGCGTGCTCAACAGGGTCGCATCCAACCTGGCGGGCAAGCAGTTCGAGTTCCTCGACGCGGTGGAGCCGGCGCAGGTGCAGATGCTGCTCGCCGGGGAGCTGCCGCAGACCAGCGCGCTCGTGCTCGCGCACCTGCGGGCCGATCACGCGTCCCGCGTGCTCGCCGGGCTGGATGACACGGCACGCACCGAGGTCGCCCACGCCATCGCCACCATGGGATCGCCCAGTCCCGACGCGGTGCGGGTCGTCGCCGAGACGCTCAAGCAGCGGGCCAGCGCGGTCGTGTCGTCGCGGGCGGCGTCCGACGCCGTCGGGGGAGTGCAGCCGCTCGTCGACATCATCAACCGGTCCGATGCGGCCACCGAGAAGGCCCTGCTGGAGGCGCTGGAGCAGCGCGACCCGCAGCTCGCCGAGGAGGTGCGGTCGCGGATGCTCACGTTCGACGACATCGTCCGGCTCGAATCGCGCGACGTGCAGCAGGTGCTGCGCGGCGTCGACGCCGCCGTCCTGGCCGTCGCGATGAAGGGCGCGTCGGAGGCGGTCACGGAGGTGATCACGACGAACCTCTCGGAGCGCAACCGCGAGATCCTCGAGGACGAGGTACGCATCCTCGGTCCGGTGCGGGTGTCGCAGGTGGAGGACGCCCGGGCCGAGATCGTCCGGGCCATCCGCGACCTGGAGGCGACGGGCGCCATCACGGTGCAGCGCGGGGACGAGGACGCGTATGTCGAATGA
- the fliF gene encoding flagellar basal-body MS-ring/collar protein FliF, whose protein sequence is MPQQVTSFFRRIGDSIRGFSVAQRVIAIIGVAVVALGATGLALWASQPSYTPLFSGVAASDASAIVDQLRTDGVPYQLTDGGSTILVPQEKVYDERLKAASAGLPASTTGGYSLLDKMGVTSSEFQQNVTYKRAMEGELGNTIAAMKGVKAASVRLAIPQETVFAAEKKDPTASVFVETQSGVTLSADQVQAIVHLTSAAVPGMKPTDVAVVDADGTVLSTVGGGATGGADKQASDYETRVKSAVQEMLDKVVGAGNATVAVAADVSTESAQRTEESYSAPTDAPSLSETTQKETYTGSGGSNAGVLGPDNIAVPNGTNGNGTFNSESSTKDNAVDKVTEQRTIPAGAINRQTVSVALNSDAVGDVSANEIRNLVNAAAGIDVKRGDSVSVEMVPFSKTGATEAAKALQEAKDAAAADQLSGIIRTSVIAAAIVAAAIIAFLLFRRGRRRAAETAALAEDADTLALDAAAFPIALEQAAPTVPMQLDPLPDPTPDPAEVEADRRRAEIEALAERDPQRTAEFLRSLMDDRAGV, encoded by the coding sequence ATGCCTCAGCAGGTGACCAGTTTCTTCCGGCGGATCGGCGACTCGATCCGCGGCTTCTCCGTGGCCCAGCGGGTGATCGCCATCATCGGTGTCGCGGTCGTCGCCCTCGGCGCGACAGGTCTCGCCCTGTGGGCGTCGCAGCCGTCGTACACGCCGCTGTTCTCGGGTGTCGCGGCGTCGGACGCCTCCGCGATCGTCGACCAGCTGCGCACGGACGGCGTGCCGTACCAGCTCACCGATGGCGGCTCGACCATCCTCGTCCCGCAGGAGAAGGTCTACGACGAGCGCCTCAAGGCCGCTTCGGCCGGTCTCCCGGCATCCACCACCGGCGGGTACTCGCTGCTCGACAAGATGGGCGTGACCTCGTCGGAGTTCCAGCAGAACGTCACCTACAAGCGCGCGATGGAGGGCGAGCTCGGCAACACGATCGCCGCCATGAAGGGCGTCAAGGCGGCGTCGGTGCGCCTCGCCATCCCCCAGGAGACGGTCTTCGCGGCCGAGAAGAAGGACCCGACCGCGTCGGTCTTCGTCGAGACGCAGAGCGGGGTGACCCTCAGCGCCGACCAGGTGCAGGCCATCGTGCACCTGACCAGCGCTGCCGTTCCCGGCATGAAGCCGACGGACGTCGCCGTCGTGGACGCCGACGGCACCGTGCTGAGCACGGTGGGCGGCGGAGCGACCGGGGGAGCGGACAAGCAGGCGAGCGACTACGAGACCCGGGTGAAGTCCGCGGTGCAGGAGATGCTCGACAAGGTCGTCGGCGCCGGGAACGCGACCGTCGCCGTCGCGGCGGACGTCAGCACCGAGAGCGCGCAGCGCACGGAGGAGTCGTATTCGGCCCCGACGGATGCGCCGTCGCTCAGCGAGACGACCCAGAAGGAGACCTACACGGGTTCCGGCGGCAGCAACGCCGGTGTGCTCGGACCCGACAACATCGCGGTCCCGAACGGCACCAACGGCAACGGAACCTTCAACTCCGAGTCGAGCACGAAGGACAACGCGGTCGACAAGGTCACCGAGCAGCGCACCATCCCGGCCGGTGCCATCAACCGGCAGACCGTCTCCGTCGCCCTGAACTCGGACGCCGTGGGTGATGTCAGCGCCAACGAGATCCGCAATCTGGTGAACGCGGCCGCCGGCATCGACGTCAAACGCGGCGACTCGGTCAGCGTCGAGATGGTGCCGTTCAGCAAGACCGGTGCGACCGAGGCGGCCAAGGCGCTGCAGGAGGCGAAGGATGCCGCCGCGGCCGACCAGCTCAGCGGCATCATCCGGACCTCCGTGATCGCAGCCGCGATCGTCGCCGCGGCCATCATCGCGTTCCTCCTGTTCCGCCGCGGCCGGCGCCGTGCGGCCGAGACGGCGGCGCTCGCCGAGGACGCCGACACGCTGGCCCTCGACGCCGCGGCCTTCCCGATCGCGCTGGAGCAGGCCGCGCCGACGGTGCCGATGCAGCTCGACCCGCTTCCCGACCCGACGCCCGACCCGGCCGAGGTCGAGGCCGACCGGCGGCGTGCCGAGATCGAGGCGCTCGCCGAGCGCGACCCGCAGCGCACGGCGGAGTTCCTCCGCAGCCTCATGGATGACAGGGCGGGCGTATGA
- the fliE gene encoding flagellar hook-basal body complex protein FliE, with the protein MPIPAIGALSGIDATAGVSATQQTGGTGGAAFGNALTGAIDDLQGLQGTSDRLAIQAVTGNLDDIHNATLASTRAQVTLELVAGVRNKAVDAFNEIMRMQA; encoded by the coding sequence ATGCCCATCCCCGCGATCGGAGCGCTCTCCGGCATCGACGCCACCGCCGGGGTCTCAGCGACCCAGCAGACCGGCGGAACCGGGGGAGCCGCCTTCGGCAACGCCCTCACCGGGGCGATCGACGACCTACAGGGGCTGCAGGGCACGAGCGACCGCCTGGCGATCCAGGCCGTCACCGGCAACCTCGACGACATCCATAACGCGACGCTCGCCTCCACGCGCGCGCAGGTCACCCTGGAGCTCGTCGCCGGCGTCCGGAACAAGGCGGTCGACGCCTTCAACGAGATCATGCGGATGCAGGCCTGA